One window of the Corynebacterium glutamicum ATCC 13032 genome contains the following:
- a CDS encoding magnesium transporter MgtE N-terminal domain-containing protein, with product MSGISRLYVGRLAGMVVRGPDTDAIGRVRDVVVNIRPYGHDSRALGLVVELVNNKRRIFVPMLRIAAIEPKDITLVTGSVSLRTFRVRTGELQVMGDIVGAKVHTDDPELQQFHGRAVEIADVELELSRTRDWIITRVAVLGERPKFGRRPVLHTVPWSHIHGITAGGVGESNHTAELIAGFEDMRPADVAKQLYQLPTAQRTEVTEELDDEKLADILQELSEDRQAELIEELDIERAADILEEMDPDDAADLLGELPDDKADVLLDLMDPEESAPVRRLMDFSPDTVGALMTPEPLIMDPSTTVAEALAMARNPDLPTSLASLIFVVRPPTATPTGKYLGCVHLQKLLREPPSSLIGGILDPDLPPLYADDSQETAARFFATYNLVCGPVLDENRHLLGAVAVDDLLDHMLPEDWRDAGIRPGKEHTHG from the coding sequence ATGAGTGGAATTTCCCGACTTTACGTGGGCCGCCTCGCTGGGATGGTGGTCCGAGGCCCCGATACGGATGCTATTGGTCGCGTCCGCGATGTCGTGGTGAATATTCGCCCTTATGGGCATGATTCCCGCGCATTGGGATTAGTGGTTGAGCTAGTTAATAATAAACGCCGTATTTTTGTCCCCATGTTGCGTATCGCTGCCATTGAACCGAAAGACATTACTTTGGTTACCGGTTCTGTATCACTTCGAACCTTTCGCGTGCGCACCGGTGAATTGCAGGTCATGGGCGATATTGTGGGTGCAAAAGTACATACCGATGATCCAGAGCTGCAACAATTCCACGGTCGCGCGGTAGAAATCGCCGATGTGGAGCTGGAGTTATCGCGCACTCGCGATTGGATCATCACGCGCGTGGCGGTGCTGGGTGAGCGCCCTAAATTTGGCCGGCGCCCAGTGCTGCACACAGTGCCGTGGAGTCATATCCACGGCATCACCGCAGGTGGTGTCGGCGAGTCCAATCACACCGCCGAACTCATCGCAGGGTTTGAGGATATGAGGCCTGCGGACGTCGCAAAGCAGCTTTATCAGCTGCCTACGGCTCAGCGTACCGAAGTGACGGAAGAGCTTGACGACGAAAAGCTGGCGGATATCCTGCAGGAATTGTCCGAGGACCGCCAAGCCGAGTTGATTGAAGAATTAGACATCGAACGTGCCGCGGACATTCTGGAGGAAATGGATCCAGATGATGCTGCAGACTTGTTGGGTGAGCTGCCTGATGACAAAGCTGATGTGTTGTTGGATCTGATGGACCCTGAGGAATCTGCGCCGGTGCGTCGTTTGATGGATTTCTCCCCGGACACCGTTGGTGCGCTGATGACTCCTGAGCCATTAATTATGGATCCTTCCACCACAGTCGCTGAAGCGTTGGCGATGGCCAGAAACCCCGACCTTCCTACTTCTTTGGCATCGTTGATCTTTGTGGTGCGCCCACCCACGGCCACGCCTACTGGAAAATACCTCGGCTGCGTGCATCTGCAGAAACTGCTTCGGGAGCCTCCATCAAGTTTGATTGGTGGCATCCTCGACCCCGATCTGCCACCGCTCTACGCTGATGATTCTCAAGAAACCGCAGCTCGATTCTTTGCCACCTACAACTTGGTGTGCGGCCCCGTCTTGGATGAAAACCGCCATCTGCTTGGTGCCGTAGCTGTCGATGACTTGCTCGACCACATGCTGCCAGAAGACTGGCGCGACGCCGGAATCCGACCAGGAAAGGAGCACACCCATGGCTGA
- a CDS encoding multifunctional oxoglutarate decarboxylase/oxoglutarate dehydrogenase thiamine pyrophosphate-binding subunit/dihydrolipoyllysine-residue succinyltransferase subunit encodes MSSASTFGQNAWLVDEMFQQFQKDPKSVDKEWRELFEAQGGPNTTPATTEAQPSAPKESAKPAPKAAPAAKAAPRVETKPADKTAPKAKESSVPQQPKLPEPGQTPIRGIFKSIAKNMDISLEIPTATSVRDMPARLMFENRAMVNDQLKRTRGGKISFTHIIGYAMVKAVMAHPDMNNSYDVIDGKPTLIVPEHINLGLAIDLPQKDGSRALVVAAIKETEKMNFSEFLAAYEDIVARSRKGKLTMDDYQGVTVSLTNPGGIGTRHSVPRLTKGQGTIIGVGSMDYPAEFQGASEDRLAELGVGKLVTITSTYDHRVIQGAVSGEFLRTMSRLLTDDSFWDEIFDAMNVPYTPMRWAQDVPNTGVDKNTRVMQLIEAYRSRGHLIADTNPLSWVQPGMPVPDHRDLDIETHNLTIWDLDRTFNVGGFGGKETMTLREVLSRLRAAYTLKVGSEYTHILDRDERTWLQDRLEAGMPKPTQAEQKYILQKLNAAEAFENFLQTKYVGQKRFSLEGAEALIPLMDSAIDTAAGQGLDEVVIGMPHRGRLNVLFNIVGKPLASIFNEFEGQMEQGQIGGSGDVKYHLGSEGQHLQMFGDGEIKVSLTANPSHLEAVNPVMEGIVRAKQDYLDKGVDGKTVVPLLLHGDAAFAGLGIVPETINLAKLRGYDVGGTIHIVVNNQIGFTTTPDSSRSMHYATDYAKAFGCPVFHVNGDDPEAVVWVGQLATEYRRRFGKDVFIDLVCYRLRGHNEADDPSMTQPKMYELITGRETVRAQYTEDLLGRGDLSNEDAEAVVRDFHDQMESVFNEVKEGGKKQAEAQTGITGSQKLPHGLETNISREELLELGQAFANTPEGFNYHPRVAPVAKKRVSSVTEGGIDWAWGELLAFGSLANSGRLVRLAGEDSRRGTFTQRHAVAIDPATAEEFNPLHELAQSKGNNGKFLVYNSALTEYAGMGFEYGYSVGNEDSIVAWEAQFGDFANGAQTIIDEYVSSGEAKWGQTSKLILLLPHGYEGQGPDHSSARIERFLQLCAEGSMTVAQPSTPANHFHLLRRHALSDLKRPLVIFTPKSMLRNKAAASAPEDFTEVTKFQSVINDPNVADAAKVKKVMLVSGKLYYELAKRKEKDGRDDIAIVRIEMLHPIPFNRISEALAGYPNAEEVLFVQDEPANQGPWPFYQEHLPELIPNMPKMRRVSRRAQSSTATGVAKVHQLEEKQLIDEAFEA; translated from the coding sequence GTGAGCAGCGCTAGTACTTTCGGCCAGAATGCGTGGCTGGTAGACGAGATGTTCCAGCAGTTCCAGAAGGACCCCAAGTCCGTGGACAAGGAATGGAGAGAACTCTTTGAGGCGCAGGGGGGACCAAATACTACCCCCGCTACAACAGAAGCACAGCCTTCAGCGCCCAAGGAGTCTGCGAAACCAGCACCAAAGGCTGCCCCTGCAGCCAAGGCAGCACCGCGCGTAGAAACCAAGCCGGCCGACAAGACCGCCCCTAAGGCCAAGGAGTCCTCAGTGCCACAGCAACCTAAGCTTCCGGAGCCAGGACAAACCCCAATCAGGGGTATTTTCAAGTCCATCGCGAAGAACATGGATATCTCCCTGGAAATCCCAACCGCAACCTCGGTTCGCGATATGCCAGCTCGCCTCATGTTCGAAAACCGCGCGATGGTCAACGATCAGCTCAAGCGCACCCGCGGTGGCAAGATCTCCTTCACCCACATCATTGGCTACGCCATGGTGAAGGCAGTCATGGCTCACCCGGACATGAACAACTCCTACGACGTCATCGACGGCAAGCCAACCCTGATCGTGCCTGAGCACATCAACCTGGGCCTTGCTATCGACCTTCCTCAGAAGGACGGCTCCCGCGCACTTGTCGTAGCAGCCATCAAGGAAACCGAGAAGATGAACTTCTCCGAGTTCCTCGCAGCCTACGAAGACATCGTGGCACGCTCCCGCAAGGGCAAGCTCACCATGGATGACTACCAGGGCGTTACCGTTTCCTTGACCAACCCAGGTGGCATCGGTACCCGCCACTCTGTTCCACGTCTAACCAAGGGCCAGGGCACCATCATCGGTGTCGGTTCCATGGATTACCCAGCAGAGTTCCAGGGCGCTTCAGAAGACCGCCTTGCAGAGCTCGGCGTTGGCAAACTTGTCACCATCACCTCCACCTACGATCACCGCGTGATCCAGGGTGCTGTGTCCGGTGAATTCCTGCGCACCATGTCTCGCCTGCTCACCGATGATTCCTTCTGGGATGAGATCTTCGACGCAATGAACGTTCCTTACACCCCAATGCGTTGGGCACAGGACGTTCCAAACACCGGTGTTGATAAGAACACCCGCGTCATGCAGCTCATTGAGGCATACCGCTCCCGTGGACACCTCATCGCTGACACCAACCCACTTTCATGGGTTCAGCCTGGCATGCCAGTTCCAGACCACCGCGACCTCGACATCGAGACCCACAACCTGACCATCTGGGATCTGGACCGTACCTTCAACGTCGGTGGCTTCGGCGGCAAGGAGACCATGACCCTGCGCGAGGTACTGTCCCGCCTCCGCGCTGCGTACACCCTCAAGGTCGGCTCCGAATACACCCACATCCTGGACCGCGACGAGCGCACCTGGCTGCAGGACCGCCTCGAGGCCGGAATGCCAAAGCCAACCCAGGCAGAGCAGAAGTACATCCTGCAGAAGCTGAACGCCGCGGAGGCTTTCGAGAACTTCCTGCAGACCAAGTACGTCGGCCAGAAGCGCTTCTCCCTCGAAGGTGCAGAAGCACTTATCCCACTGATGGACTCCGCCATCGACACCGCCGCAGGCCAAGGCCTCGACGAAGTTGTCATCGGTATGCCACACCGTGGTCGCCTCAACGTGCTGTTCAACATCGTGGGCAAGCCACTGGCATCCATCTTCAACGAGTTTGAAGGCCAAATGGAGCAGGGCCAGATCGGTGGCTCCGGTGACGTGAAGTACCACCTCGGTTCCGAAGGCCAGCACCTGCAGATGTTCGGCGACGGCGAGATCAAGGTCTCCCTGACTGCTAACCCGTCCCACCTGGAAGCTGTTAACCCAGTGATGGAAGGTATCGTCCGCGCAAAGCAGGACTACCTGGACAAGGGCGTAGACGGCAAGACTGTTGTGCCACTGCTGCTCCACGGTGACGCTGCATTCGCAGGCCTGGGCATCGTGCCAGAAACCATCAACCTGGCTAAGCTGCGTGGCTACGACGTCGGCGGCACCATCCACATCGTGGTGAACAACCAGATCGGCTTCACCACCACCCCAGACTCCAGCCGCTCCATGCACTACGCAACCGACTACGCCAAGGCATTCGGCTGCCCAGTCTTCCACGTCAACGGCGACGACCCAGAGGCAGTTGTCTGGGTTGGCCAGCTGGCCACCGAGTACCGTCGTCGCTTCGGCAAGGACGTCTTCATCGACCTCGTCTGCTACCGCCTCCGCGGCCACAACGAAGCTGATGATCCTTCCATGACCCAGCCAAAGATGTATGAGCTCATCACCGGCCGCGAGACCGTTCGTGCTCAGTACACCGAAGACCTGCTCGGACGTGGAGACCTCTCCAACGAAGATGCAGAAGCAGTCGTCCGCGACTTCCACGACCAGATGGAATCTGTGTTCAACGAAGTCAAGGAAGGCGGCAAGAAGCAGGCTGAGGCACAGACCGGCATCACCGGCTCCCAGAAGCTTCCACACGGCCTTGAGACCAACATCTCCCGTGAAGAGCTCCTGGAACTGGGACAGGCTTTCGCCAACACCCCAGAAGGCTTCAACTACCACCCACGTGTGGCTCCCGTTGCTAAGAAGCGCGTCTCCTCTGTCACCGAAGGTGGCATCGACTGGGCATGGGGCGAGCTCCTCGCCTTCGGTTCCCTGGCTAACTCCGGCCGCTTGGTTCGCCTTGCAGGTGAAGATTCCCGCCGCGGTACCTTCACCCAGCGCCACGCAGTTGCCATCGACCCAGCGACCGCTGAAGAGTTCAACCCACTCCACGAGCTTGCACAGTCCAAGGGCAACAACGGTAAGTTCCTGGTCTACAACTCCGCACTGACCGAGTACGCAGGCATGGGCTTCGAGTACGGCTACTCCGTAGGAAACGAAGACTCCATCGTTGCATGGGAAGCACAGTTCGGCGACTTCGCCAACGGCGCTCAGACCATCATCGATGAGTACGTCTCCTCAGGCGAAGCTAAGTGGGGCCAGACCTCCAAGCTGATCCTTCTGCTGCCTCACGGCTACGAAGGCCAGGGCCCAGACCACTCTTCCGCACGTATCGAGCGCTTCCTGCAGCTGTGCGCTGAGGGTTCCATGACTGTTGCTCAGCCATCCACCCCAGCAAACCACTTCCACCTACTGCGTCGTCACGCTCTGTCCGACCTGAAGCGTCCACTGGTTATCTTCACCCCGAAGTCCATGCTGCGTAACAAGGCTGCTGCCTCCGCACCAGAAGACTTCACTGAGGTCACCAAGTTCCAGTCCGTGATCAACGATCCAAACGTTGCAGATGCAGCCAAGGTGAAGAAGGTCATGCTGGTCTCCGGCAAGCTGTACTACGAATTGGCAAAGCGCAAGGAGAAGGACGGACGCGACGACATCGCGATCGTTCGTATCGAAATGCTCCACCCAATTCCGTTCAACCGCATCTCCGAGGCTCTTGCCGGCTACCCTAACGCTGAGGAAGTCCTCTTCGTTCAGGATGAGCCAGCAAACCAGGGCCCATGGCCGTTCTACCAGGAGCACCTCCCAGAGCTGATCCCGAACATGCCAAAGATGCGCCGCGTTTCCCGCCGCGCTCAGTCCTCCACCGCAACTGGTGTTGCCAAGGTGCACCAGCTGGAGGAGAAGCAGCTTATCGACGAGGCTTTCGAGGCTTAA
- a CDS encoding CueP family metal-binding protein, whose protein sequence is MKRICAVAISSVLLLSGCSSTSTTQLEGFDGRSAQEIITELDQTPVADRATNLMASIRADELILSDQSGQLSIDMPADEFYISAAPYTTTTHECFYHSLTTCTGELANTPVKVTVVADNGETILEEDTITYDNGFVGMWLPRNIDATLTIEHDGLKSTQPISTGDDAPTCITTAELA, encoded by the coding sequence ATGAAACGAATCTGTGCGGTCGCGATCTCTTCAGTACTTTTGTTAAGTGGCTGCTCCTCCACTTCCACAACGCAGCTCGAGGGATTCGATGGACGCTCAGCGCAGGAGATCATCACAGAACTTGATCAAACCCCAGTCGCAGACAGAGCAACTAACCTCATGGCCTCCATTCGGGCAGATGAGTTAATTCTGTCGGATCAAAGCGGACAGCTCAGCATTGACATGCCTGCAGATGAGTTCTATATCTCCGCAGCCCCGTACACCACCACAACCCACGAGTGCTTCTATCACAGCCTCACCACATGTACTGGTGAACTCGCCAACACCCCAGTGAAAGTAACGGTGGTGGCAGATAATGGAGAAACCATCCTCGAAGAGGACACCATCACCTACGATAATGGATTTGTTGGGATGTGGCTCCCCCGCAACATTGATGCCACACTCACCATCGAACATGACGGCCTGAAATCCACCCAGCCGATCTCTACGGGTGATGACGCCCCCACGTGCATCACCACGGCTGAACTAGCGTGA
- a CDS encoding Mrp/NBP35 family ATP-binding protein, translated as MTQVTESAVRSALSRVEDPEIGKPITELGMVKSVSIDGSDVQVEVYLTIAACPMKTTIVTNTEAALKDIDGVGQVHVTTDVMSDEQRRALRVSLRGETSEPVIPFAQPGSTTRVYAVASGKGGVGKSSMTVNLAAALAKRGLSVGILDADIYGHSVPGMLGSDQRPHQVDDMIMPPQAHGVKMISIAHFTEGNAPVVWRGPMLHRAIQQFLTDVFWGDLDILLLDLPPGTGDIAITVAQLIPNAELLIVTTPQAAAAEVAERAGTISVQTNQKVAGVIENMSAMVLPDGTTMDVFGTGGGQKIADRLTAVTGEEVKVIGSVPLDPNLRIGGDVGNPIAISEPHSPTAAAINEIAEHLAHRKVSLVGKTLGLGVK; from the coding sequence ATGACTCAAGTAACCGAATCCGCTGTCCGCAGCGCGCTATCCCGCGTAGAGGATCCAGAGATCGGTAAGCCCATCACAGAGCTCGGCATGGTCAAATCAGTGTCCATCGACGGCTCTGATGTCCAGGTGGAGGTCTACCTGACGATCGCGGCTTGCCCGATGAAAACCACCATTGTCACCAACACTGAAGCAGCTCTCAAAGACATCGACGGGGTTGGCCAAGTTCATGTCACCACCGATGTCATGAGTGATGAACAGCGCCGTGCGCTCCGCGTCTCCCTGCGCGGTGAAACTTCTGAGCCAGTGATTCCATTCGCTCAGCCTGGTTCCACTACCCGCGTTTACGCTGTTGCTTCCGGCAAAGGTGGCGTAGGAAAATCCTCCATGACGGTGAACTTGGCTGCAGCCCTAGCCAAGCGCGGGCTGTCTGTGGGAATTTTGGATGCCGATATTTACGGACACTCAGTGCCCGGAATGCTCGGCTCGGACCAACGCCCACACCAGGTCGATGACATGATCATGCCTCCCCAGGCGCACGGCGTGAAGATGATATCCATTGCTCACTTCACCGAAGGAAATGCTCCTGTGGTGTGGCGTGGACCAATGCTGCACCGTGCCATCCAGCAATTCCTCACTGACGTGTTCTGGGGCGACCTGGATATTTTGCTGCTGGATCTTCCTCCAGGAACTGGTGACATCGCCATCACCGTTGCCCAATTGATCCCGAATGCTGAGTTGCTCATTGTGACCACTCCTCAGGCTGCCGCAGCTGAGGTTGCCGAGCGAGCAGGAACGATCTCTGTGCAGACCAACCAGAAGGTTGCTGGCGTGATTGAAAACATGTCTGCCATGGTGCTTCCTGATGGCACCACCATGGATGTTTTCGGCACCGGCGGCGGTCAAAAGATTGCTGATCGTCTTACCGCTGTGACAGGTGAAGAGGTCAAGGTTATCGGATCTGTTCCATTGGATCCGAACCTGCGTATCGGTGGCGATGTGGGAAATCCTATTGCGATTTCTGAACCACACTCCCCAACCGCTGCAGCGATCAATGAGATCGCTGAACACCTAGCTCACCGCAAGGTATCGCTGGTGGGTAAAACGCTTGGGCTTGGCGTTAAATAA
- the tatB gene encoding Sec-independent protein translocase subunit TatB, whose protein sequence is MFSSVGWGEIFLLVVVGLVVIGPERLPRLIQDARAALLAARTAIDNAKQSLDSDFGSEFDEIRKPLTQVAQYSRMSPKTAITKALFDNDSSFLDDFDPKKIMAEGTEGEAQRNKQAADNNANVVERPADGSTARPTQNDPKDGPNYSGGVSWTDII, encoded by the coding sequence ATGTTTTCTAGCGTGGGTTGGGGAGAGATCTTCCTCTTAGTCGTTGTGGGCCTTGTTGTCATCGGCCCGGAACGGTTGCCTCGTTTGATCCAGGACGCACGCGCTGCGCTGCTCGCTGCACGTACCGCTATCGACAATGCAAAGCAGTCGTTGGACAGTGATTTTGGTTCGGAATTTGATGAAATCCGAAAGCCACTAACCCAGGTTGCACAGTACAGCCGGATGAGCCCCAAGACGGCCATCACTAAGGCGTTATTTGATAATGATTCCTCGTTCCTGGATGACTTTGATCCAAAGAAGATCATGGCCGAAGGAACAGAAGGCGAAGCTCAGCGCAACAAGCAGGCAGCTGACAACAATGCGAATGTGGTGGAACGTCCAGCTGATGGTTCCACCGCACGCCCAACGCAAAACGATCCAAAAGACGGCCCGAATTACTCAGGTGGCGTCTCTTGGACCGATATTATTTAG
- a CDS encoding general stress protein — MTQPRPDAASVSLEKKRPEGWPVGSFETYPEAQAAVDLLSDNAFPVTELTIVGVDLIEVERVTGRLTWGRVIAGGMASGAWLGLFFGIVMALMSGFWFSSIAAGIGMGLVFGIVGAAVPYAASKGKRDFTSSTQIVAGRYDVICSPERAREARDMIALKTRDLRQ; from the coding sequence ATGACTCAACCACGGCCCGATGCCGCATCTGTGTCGCTGGAAAAGAAGCGCCCAGAAGGATGGCCAGTGGGAAGCTTTGAAACATACCCAGAAGCCCAAGCAGCAGTGGATTTGCTCAGTGATAATGCATTCCCCGTCACCGAATTGACCATTGTTGGTGTGGACCTGATTGAAGTGGAACGCGTTACAGGTCGTCTCACGTGGGGTCGTGTGATTGCCGGAGGAATGGCATCTGGCGCATGGTTGGGTCTGTTCTTTGGCATTGTCATGGCCTTGATGTCTGGATTCTGGTTCTCTTCCATCGCAGCGGGAATAGGTATGGGTTTGGTGTTTGGCATTGTCGGTGCAGCAGTTCCTTATGCTGCTTCCAAAGGCAAGCGGGACTTTACCTCTTCAACTCAAATTGTGGCGGGGCGCTATGATGTGATTTGTTCCCCAGAACGTGCTCGGGAAGCTCGAGACATGATTGCCCTGAAAACTCGAGATCTCCGCCAATAA
- a CDS encoding DUF1003 domain-containing protein, producing the protein MADFNRSELDSPLFGSRKRFKFDDDTIGAYAEKVARFFGTGQYLFWQTIFVVVWIFLNIGGWAWSWDPYPFILLNLAFSTQAAYAAPLILLAQNRQEDRDKHTILADRRRAEETKADTEFLARELAGVRLALGDTVTRDYLRHELEDLRGLLDRIEAKLDDEAASRIADRHEQHGSGPQDLSDPTQGDVADEF; encoded by the coding sequence ATGGCTGATTTCAACCGCTCTGAATTAGACAGCCCACTTTTTGGATCCCGCAAACGATTTAAATTCGACGATGACACCATTGGTGCCTACGCCGAAAAAGTAGCCCGGTTCTTTGGCACGGGACAGTACCTGTTTTGGCAAACCATTTTCGTGGTGGTGTGGATTTTCCTCAACATCGGTGGTTGGGCCTGGAGTTGGGACCCCTACCCTTTCATCCTGCTCAACCTGGCATTCTCCACGCAGGCTGCTTATGCTGCTCCGCTGATCCTGTTGGCGCAAAACCGTCAAGAAGACCGCGATAAGCACACCATTTTGGCGGATCGTCGGCGTGCTGAAGAGACAAAAGCCGATACTGAATTCCTCGCACGGGAACTCGCAGGCGTTCGCTTAGCCTTGGGAGATACTGTCACACGTGACTATTTGCGCCATGAGTTAGAAGATCTCCGCGGACTTCTTGACCGCATTGAAGCCAAGCTCGACGACGAGGCAGCGTCCCGTATTGCAGACCGCCACGAACAGCACGGATCAGGACCTCAAGATTTGTCTGACCCCACTCAGGGTGATGTTGCAGACGAATTTTAG